The Flavobacterium sp. M31R6 nucleotide sequence ATTGGTATTTATCAATATTTAAAGGCTTAAATAACTTTTTATCTGCGTATTCTTCTAATCCCTTTGGCACTGATTTATTTAAAACATCGCCCAATAAAACTACCCCAGCCGTAAAATAATCCCATTGTTTGCCATTTGATTTAAAACTGTCCATAGGTAAGTCCAATGCAAACTTCACCCAATTTTCGGTTGGGTACATATTATCTTCATTTCCTGGTGAATCGCTGTTTTGGTCTGAACCATCAAATGCAGAACTCATTGTCAATAAATCTTTCAACTTTACAGTATCTTTTTTTATACTGTAATTTGAAAACTTAGTCAAATCGTAAAAAGAGTTTAATGTTTGGTTTTCATTTTTTATATATCCGTCTTTTATAGCTATTCCCATCAATGCAGATGTAAAAGATTTTCCGACTGAACGGGTGTCGTGTAGTGTATTTCTATCAGCATTGTTGAAATATTCTTCCAACAAAAGTTTACCGTCTTTAATAATGACTATGCTTGTAATTGCTTTGAATGAATTTTCGGCAATGCTTTTATTAAGTGCTTCAATCTTCTTTTTATCATAATCTGAATGTGATATTTCAAAACCGCTGTTAGTTGCAATGGGGTGAATCGCTATTTGTTTTGCCGTTATTTCTGGAGTATTAATTATTAAATCAAGTTTGCCTGATGCGATTAAATCTCCAACCATTGCTTCACTATTTTCATCCAATCTCACATAAGGTCGCAATTCCACTGTTAGTTTATGCGTTCCATTTGTTAATGCTTTTTCGCCACCATTGTTTTTAAATCTTTCGAATAAATAAATTGACCACCAATCACCGCCTGCTGTATCCGTAAATGGAACTCGAAATGTGGTAGTTGTACTTTTTCTTAATCCGCAACCGTGATGGATATTTTCTTTATAAATGAGGTTATTGTCTACGAAAAATGAAAATTGATAATTCCCTTTTAAATTAAGTTCGTCCTCCGTAAGTCCAGGAGCAAGTCGGTGCATATAATTTGTAATCGAGTTGTCCATAAAAACTCGAATGTTCAAATTACTTTCTTGCGTTAATTCGAATCTTGTCAAAAAGTCTGACTCCTTGTATTGTTCCAAAGGAATATTTCCATTCATAAAAGTCACCTTGCCGATATTATCTTTATGAATTTGGGTTTTTATTCCGTCAGTCTGAACAATGTCTTTGATTTGTCCAAATGAGGCAAACCAAGTAAGATTGCTAATTAAGATTAATACTGTAATTTGTTTCATTTGTTTTGAAGTTAATTTTTCCTGTTCGATTATTTTAGGATGTTGGCACTTAAATAAAAATCACATTCTCAACCCTATAGCCGTTACAAGTTGTGAAAATAAGTATTTTCTGTTAAACTTTTCTATTAAATTATTATTAACCCAAAAGCTATTATGAAAAAGTAAATTCTATGAGGGATGGAAATGGCATCCTTTTCTTTTCCTTCTTTAGGAAAAGAAAAGATACAATGGACAGCCCGACCTCGTTGCCCAAAATTGATGTTATGAAATCAAAATGTTGTGCAACGAGGTCATGCCAAAATTAAAATTATGGAGTTTTTTTTTACCAGCCTTGCGTTAGGCCATTCTTCAGGACTTCTTCGTATTTGTCTTTGTCAAAACTGTAGAGATTCGGTGCTTTGTGAGCTACGTTGCTTTTCTTTTCGTCCAGTTTGGTGAGTATGCCAATGGAGGTAATTTTTCGAAGAAAATTTCGGCGGTCGAGTGTTCTTCCCAATATGGTTTCGTATAATTTTTGAAGCTCGGGTATAGTGAACTTCTCTGGAAGAAGATTGTAACCTACTGGCATTAAATTCAGCTCTGTTCTTAGCGTTTCTAGGGCTTTGTCTAAAATTTCCCTGTGATCCAAAATCAATTTTGGAACTTCATTGTGATCAACCCATTCGACCATTTCGCCAGAATTATCAGTCTGTGGAATTGCTTTTAAAAAATTGACTAACGCATAATAACCTATGGTCACAAACCTACTTTTATACCATTTTTCCTCCTCAAGGGGAATTCCAAAATAGGCTAAAGCATCACTGCTAAAATGGTCCTGATTTCTCTTGACCTTACCAAAAGTGGCAAATTGTCTCAGAAAAATACCTTTAAGACCTGTCCTTGACTGCAAAATACTAACAGCCGCTGTATCAATATCTTCATCAATCGAAACGAATCCGCCGGGCAAAGACCAACTGTCATCATATCCTGTTTTGATCAACAAAACCTTGAGTTGATTGTCATCAAAACCAAAGATTACACAATCGATAGACAATCCGGGCTGATACTCTTTACTGTTTTTCAGATGTGTTTTTAACATGACTTTGTAGTATCGTTATTCTTCTAAATTATAGTTTTGCAATTTAGTTCATTTTTGATACAGCAAATAAACTAAATAAATCTATACCATTGAAACTTATTTTGATAGCAAAAAATGCTTCAAAATTGTTATGGATTTTAAAAGTGGATTTCACTAAAAACAAACCGTTATGTCTTAATAACCTAAGGTTCGAGCTTTTTAATTTGCCACAGATTAAAAAGATTCACACAGATTAATCAGTGATAATCCATTTAATCTGTGGCTAAACATTTTTTATAAGCTAAAGCAGAAAACACTAGTATATAGTTTTAAGAATTTCTGTAACTTATAAAAAATCATCTAAAAATACTGATGATTTCATGCAAATCAATATTCAAACCCACTTTTTTTTATAAAAATGTTTTTTGTATTAAAATTAAATGTACATTGCGTCATATTAACACATAGCATTTTATTAAAAACCAACCACTTATAATTATGAAAAATATTTTTTTGCTCATTATGGGAATTTTTATTTCTGTGACAGCATTCGCCCAAACCATCGATTATAGAGAAAAAGCCAAAAAACTGGTTTCACAAATGACACTGGAAGAAAAAGCATCTTTATGTTCTGGTGAAACGGCTTGGTCCACACAAGCAATCCCAAGATTGGGAATTCCTTCTATATTTATGACAGATGGTCCTCACGGTTTGCGTAAGGCTGTTGGTTTCGATTTTACCAATAGTGTTCCAGCGACTTGTTTTCCTACTGCCTCTGCTTTGGCTTCCTCTTGGAATACCGCTTTAGCACAAAAAATGGGAGAAGCTTTGGCCATAGAATCTCAAGCCAATGATGTTCAGATTCTATTAGGACCTGGGGTAAATATGAAAAGATCTCCATTGGGTGGTCGTAATTTTGAATACTTTTCGGAAGATCCAATTTTGGCTGGTAGAATTGCTACGGCATTTATAAACGGAGTACAAAGTCAAGGTGTAGGAACTTCGATGAAACATTTTGCTGCAAACAATCAAGAGTTTGAAAGAATGTCCAATAGCTCTAATGTTGATGAACGTACCTTGAACGAAATCTACTTTCCCGCTTTTGAAATGGCAGTAAAAGAAGCGCAACCTTGGACGGTAATGTGTTCGTATAACAAACTGAATGGAGTTTATGCCTCGGAAAATAAATATTTATTGGATGATGTTTTAAAAGAAAAATGGGGTTTCAAAGGATTTGTTGTTTCCGATTGGGGAGCTGTAAATGACAGACCGCTAGGAGTTCAAGCAGGTCTAAATTTGGAAATGCCTTCAAGTGGTGGTTTTAACAACAAAAAAATCATTGAAGCTGTAAAAAACGGTTCTTTGGCGGAAGCCACATTAGACGAAATCGTAATTGAAACTCTTGCCGTAACGCTTAAAGCAAAAGACAGCCACCAGTCCGGAATCGTTGTGGACAAGCCAAAACACAATGCGTTGGCTAGACAAGTAAGCGGAGAATGTATTGTTTTATTAAAAAATGACAACGCTATTTTACCGTTATCAGCTTCAACAAAGAAAATTGCAATTATTGGTGCCTTTGCAAAAACACCTCGTTACCAAGGCGCAGGAAGTTCTCAAGTGAAACCAACACAAGTAGAAAATGCTTTCGACGAATTGCAAAAACTGTCCAAAGGAACTTCATTAACATACTCAGCTGGATATACTTCTGATGGAGCAACGAATGAAACTTTGATCGCCGAAGCAGTACAAAATGCAAAAGATGCCGAAACCGTTTTGGTTTTTGCAGGTTTACCAGATGTTTATGAATCTGAAGGATATGACAGAGCAAATATGGATATGCCCGAAGGCCACAATAAATTGATTGAAGCAGTTGCCAAAGTCAATAAAAATGTAGTGGTTGTTTTAATGAATGGTGCGGCAGTTTCTATGCCTTGGAAAAAGGATGTTTCGGGAATTGTAGAAGCTTATTTGGGTGGTCAAGCCGGTGGTGGAGCTATAGCTGATGTGCTGACTGGAAAAGTAAACCCTTCTGGAAAATTATCTGAAACCTTCCCGATGCGTTTGGAAGATAGCCCTACTGCAATTGATTTCCCTTCAAGAGATGGCAATGCCAATTACGGAGAAGGAATATACATTGGATACCGTTATTATGACAAAAAGAAAATCGAGCCAAATTTCCCTTTCGGATACGGATTGAGTTATACAACTTTCAGTTATTCTGATATTCAAACCAATACTGCCAGTGCAAGAGATACAGATGACATTATCATTTCATTGAAAGTTAAAAACACAGGCAAAGTGGCCGGTAAAGAAGTAGTAGAATTATATGTGCACGAACAAGCAACCGAAACTTCCCGACCAGAAAATGAATTGAAACATTTTGAAAAAATAGCACTGAATCCAGGTGAAGAAAAAACAGTTAGCTTTCACTTAACATCTCGTGATTTTGCTTATTACAGCACAATTGCACACGATTGGGTAATAAAATCAGGGAAATTTGATATTCGTGTAGGAGCTTCTTCAAGAGACTTGCCTTTGCAACAAACTATCGATATTCAATCGACTAAAACTAACAAAATAGTTTTCACCCGTAACTCTTTGTTCAAAGAATTTAAAAACGCTCCTAATAGTGCGGTGATATACGAACAGCTTACCAAAGGTTTTACCGGTAACAATAAAAAGGCTGTAACGGAAGATGAGAAAAAAGCAGAAGCCTTTTTACAAGCGATGCTGGCCGATATGCCAATCAACAAATTTATGTTGCTTTCCGGAGGAAAATTCACAGAAGAAAACTTGCAAGCTATTTTAAAAAGTGCCAATACCAATTAAAAAAAGAACCTGTATATTTGATTATTAATAGTTGTTAATGTTTGAGGCTGTCTCTGTCGGGCAGCCTCATTTTAAAAAAAAATCTATTTAGGTATGGAAAAAACTACTTCATTAATTTCAAAAAAACATTATCCAATATTGGATGGTTTACGCGGTGTTGCGGCAATCATGGTGGTTGCTTTTCATATTTTTGAAGCTCATGCGACCAGTCATCTGGATCAAATTATAAACCACGGATATCTTGCCGTTGACTTTTTCTTCTTGCTTTCTGGATTTGTTATCAGCTATGCTTATGATGATCGCTGGAGCAAAATGAGCGTCACTGATTTTTTTAAAATCCGCCTTGTCAGACTACAGCCGATGGTGGTTATGGGAATGATTATTGGAGCCATTTGTTTTTATTTTCAGGATTCGGTGTTGTGGCCAACAATCCATGAAGTACCGGTATGGAAAATGCTTGGAGTTATGATTATCGGATTTACGTTGATTCCTGTAACCTCAACTCTGGACATAAGAGGCTGGCAAGAAATGCATCCGCTTAATGGACCTGGTTGGTCTTTGTTCTTTGAGTATATCGGCAATATTCTTTACGCATTATTCATAAGAAAGTTTTCGAATACAGCACTTGCTATATTGGTATTTTTGTCAGGTTGCCTTTTAATTCATCTAGCGGTAACAAGTCCAAACGGAGACGTGATTGGTGGTTGGTCGCTTGAACCGACTCAACTTCACATTGGTTTTTCACGTTTGCTGTTTCCTTTCTTTGGTGGATTATTATTGCACCGAATGGTAAAACTAACTTCTATCAATAACGGATTCTTTTGGGCTAGTTTGTTAACTGTTATTGTTCTGGCAATGCCCAGAATTGGTGGAAGCGAACATTTATGGATCAATGGTTTATATGATTCTTTGAGCATCATTATCATTTTTCCATTAATTGTATTCATAGGAGCAAGTGGTGAAGTAACTGGCAAGTACTCCACTAAAATCTGTAAATTTCTAGGTGATATATCCTATCCTATTTACATAACACACTATCCGCTTATCTATATTTATACGGGTTGGGCTGTAGGCAACAAACCTTCCTTTCAAGAAGCATTACCTTTTGCTTTATTGACACTAATAGGGGCTATTCTTCTTGCTTATACTTGTTTAAAATTATATGATGAACCAGTACGCCTTTGGTTAAAACAGAAAATGCTAACCTATAAATCTGCATTCATTACAGTCAAATAATTATATACTACCATTGGCAAAAAAGTTCTTTATAAATACCACATTATCTCCCCGATACTACCTTCGAAAGAAGAAAAAAATATCGAACTTTTTATAAACGCCAATGGTAATTTTTTACAAAAAAAGGGATACGATTTTTTCGAATCGTATCGCGAATTACTCTCAGTATACTAGAATTTTAAATGCATTCACAAAAGTGTGCGGAAAGGAAAATAGTATATTTAAAAAAAATAGGCTGTCCTAAAACGCCACAGCTAACCAACTGGTCTATAATTGTATTGAGCTTTACAGAAAGACAAAATGAACCTTACAGCAAAGTAATTCAGCTATAAAAACTTTACTTTTGTACGTTCATAAAGTAATAACTGAAATAATGGAAGTACTACAAGACGACAAATTAAAAACGTTAAGCTATTCAGGAATATTTCTTTCGTGCTTTGCGGATTACAGCGAAAAGTGTATTCACTCAACGCCTGAACACGTTTTGGTGTATCTGTATTCGGGCGAACAAGTTATTGAAGACAGAAACAAAAAGATAAAATTACAAGCGGGCGATTGTGCTTTTATTCGAAGAGACCACCGTTTGAAAATGTACAAAAACAGCAAAGGCGAAGATTTGTACAAAGGCATTTCGTTGACTTTCAAACGTAATGTTTTACGGGATTTTTATAGCAAAATGAACAAATCTGAAATTCCGAAAGCTGTAAAAACTTCTGACAAAACGGTTTTCAAGTTAGATCGAAGTCCTGCAATAGAAAGTTTATTTCAATCGCTTACCCCTTATTTTGACAGCAATATACAACCAATTGAAGGTGTTACAAATTTGAAATTATTGGAAGGAATTTATGCTTTACTAAACAGCGACGAACAACTCTATCCAATACTTTTTGACTTTGCTGAACCTTGGAAAATTGACCTTTTGGAATTCCTTAACGGCAACTATATGGAAGAACTTTCAATGGAGCAAATTGCTTCTTTTACAGGGCGAAGTTTGGCGACTTTCAAAAGAGATTTTAAGAAAATTAGCAGCCTCACACCTCAAAAATGGCTGATAAAAAAACGCTTGGAAATGGCGTACATAAAACTAAAAGAAGAAAGCAAAAAAGTACAAGATGTTTATATGGAAGTTGGCTTTAAAAATCCTTCTCATTTTTCAACCGCATTTAAAAAGCAATATGGAATTTCACCAACAGAAATTTAATATTGAGCTTCTCAGAAAGATTCTTTGAGCCTCGCAGTAAAGTTACTGCGAGGCTTTGTCTTTAACTTTGCATTGTAAATCTTAATAGACAATGCAAACAAAAACGATATTCGAGCGATTAAAAAACGGAGAAATCATTTCGCCAACCGATAAAGACGCCTATAAAATGCGTGAAGCTTCTTTTGCTACAAAGAAATTATTGGTTCAGATGAATAATTCGTCAAATCCTGCTGAAATCAGAAGTTTATTATGCCAAATTACTGACTCTGAAATTGATGAAAGCGTAACCGTATTTACTCCATTGCACATCAATTACGGAAAACACACCAAAATTGGCAAAAACGTTTTCATCAACTTTGATTGTGTTTTTCTGGACTTAGGTGGAATTACGATAGAAGACAACGTATTGATAGCACCGAAAGTAAGTCTATTAACGGAAGGGCATCCAACGGCAATCGAAGACCGACATTCTTTAATTCCAAAACCAATTCACATCAAAAAAAATGCATGGATTGGTGCAAATGCAACCATTTTGCAAGGTGTTACAATTGGCGAAAATGCTATTGTAGCATCGGGTTCGGTCGTTTCAAAAGATGTGCCTGACAACACGGTTGTAGGTGGTATTCCTGCAAAATTTTTAAAAACAAGTTAAAATAAAAATATAACAATAACTCTTGCACTCATCCTGTCATTGACAATGATTTCGTGCAATCAAAACAAAGAAAAAATGAATACAGAAATTCCAAGAATAAGTGATTTCCCTACAGGCGAAGAAAACATTGGATACGCACAATATTTCATAGGTAAATCTTATATGGCAACACTTACCACGAACAAGGATCTGAATGTTCCTCTTTTAAATGTAACCTTTGAGCCTGGTTGCAGAAATAACTGGCACAAACACACTGGCGGACAAATTTTAATTGTGGTAGGTGGCGAAGGATTATATCAGGAAAGAGGAAAACCTGCAAGACATCTGAAATCCGGAGATATCGTAGAAATTGCATCTGACATCGAGCATTGGCATGGCGCAACAGCAAAAAGCTGGTTTTCTCATCTCGTTATCGCTTGCAACCCGAAAACCAATGAAAACATCTGGTTGGAACCTGTAACGAATGAATCGTACAGTGAAGCTAATCAATAAATTATAAAATAAATAAAAACGAAAAAGTTTAAATATATAGCACTCTTTTTTGTATTCATTTTAAACGCAACAATTATGGACGCTCAAAATAAAGACATATTAGATGCTAAACAACAGAGTTTAGTAAAAATTTCATCATTAACGGCAGTAGGAAATCTAGAAGACCTTAAAATCCAATTGAACAAAGGATTAGAAAATGGATTAACCATCAATGAAATAAAAGAAGAGCTCGTACAACTTTATGCTTATTGTGGTTTCCCGCGAAGTTTGAATGCAATCAATACTTTTAAAACGGTTGTAGAAGAACGAAAAGCTAAAGGAATAAAGGACATCGAGGGCAAAAAAATCATCACCGAAAATCATCCTCAGGACAAATACGAACAGGGAAGAAAAGTCCTGGAAACAATAAGCAAAACGCCACAGACCAAGCCTGCTCCGGGATTTGGAGAATTTGCACCAAGAATTGATGGATTTTTAAAAGAACATTTATTCGCCGACATTTTTGCAAGTGATGTACTCAGTTATCAGCAAAGAGAACTCATCACTATCTCAGCTTTATCCTCAATGAAAGGATTAGAATCACAATTGAAATATCACATCGAGATGGGCAAAAATACAGGAATTACCGATGGTCAACTTGCTATTTTAGCAACCATTGTTGAAACTATAATCATTAAAGATTAAAATGAAAAACATAAAAATAGTATCAATCGCAGCAATACTTTTGTTCACGCAGGCGTTTGCTCAAAAAAATTCAAATTCAGAAAAAATGAATACCTCAAAAGAACATTATACATTCGAATTAAGTAATAAAGTAACCCGCCAAAAAATATCATTCAAAAACCGCTACGGTATCACACTTTCGGGAGATTTATATCTTCCAAAAAATACAGGAACCGAAAAATTATCAGCATTGGCCATCAGTGGACCTTTTGGAGCAGTGAAACAGCAATCGTCAGGATTATACGCTAACCAAATGTCAGAACGTGGTTTTATAGCTTTGGCTTTCGACGCGTCTTATACAGGCGAAAGCAGTGGCGAACCACGAAACGTTGCATCACCTGACATTAATACCGAAGATTTTAGTGCTGCAGTAGATTTTTTAGGTTTACAAAAAAATGTGGACAGAAATAAAATTGGTATCATCGGAATTTGTGGTTTTGCAGGATTTGCTTTAAACGCCACCGCTATTGACAAACGAGTAAAAGCAGTAGCTACAACAAGTATGTACGATATGACAAGAGTAATGTCTAAAGGCTATTACGATGCGACAACTTTAGAGCAACGCTCGCAACTATTAGAACAATTAGGACAACAACGTTGGAAAGATGCCGAAAACGGAAAACCGGCAAATGGCTCACGTAATTTACCCGAAAGTTTGAAAGGCGACGAACCTCAATTTGTAAAAGAATATTTTGATTATTACAGAACGTCACGTGGTTTTCATACTAACTCCGTGAACTCAAACGGAGCTTGGTTGGTGACAAATCCAATATCCTTTATGAATATGCCTATTTTAACCTATATCAAAGAAATATCTCCGCGACCAATACTTTTGATAGCCGGTGAAAATGCACACTCAAGATATTTTAGCGAAGATGCTTTTAAAATGGCGAATGAACCTAAAGAGTTACTAATTATACCTAATGCTGTTCACGTAGATTTATATGATAAAGTGGATGTTATTCCTTTCGATAAATTAGATGCTTTTTTTAAAGAACATTTGAAATAAAAGCAGGTTTATGAAACATTCATTTTTAATGCTATTGACTTTTTTATCAATTACCATAAGTAGTGCTTCGTCTTGTAATAAAGACGACGACAATATCAACACGGAAAATAACAACGCAATGACAAATGGTAAAATTAAAATAACAGTCAATTCTCAAACATTTACAGCTACACTATTGGATAATAATTCAGCAAAAGCTTTTAAGAAAATGTTTCCGCTGACAATTAATATGATTGAATTGAATGGAAATGAAAAATATTATGATTTGCTAAACAGTATTCCAACAGATGCTTCCAATCCCGGAACTATAAATAATGGTGACTTAATGTTGTACGGCTCAAAAACATTGGTGTTGTTTTACAAAACCT carries:
- a CDS encoding alpha/beta hydrolase, which translates into the protein MNTSKEHYTFELSNKVTRQKISFKNRYGITLSGDLYLPKNTGTEKLSALAISGPFGAVKQQSSGLYANQMSERGFIALAFDASYTGESSGEPRNVASPDINTEDFSAAVDFLGLQKNVDRNKIGIIGICGFAGFALNATAIDKRVKAVATTSMYDMTRVMSKGYYDATTLEQRSQLLEQLGQQRWKDAENGKPANGSRNLPESLKGDEPQFVKEYFDYYRTSRGFHTNSVNSNGAWLVTNPISFMNMPILTYIKEISPRPILLIAGENAHSRYFSEDAFKMANEPKELLIIPNAVHVDLYDKVDVIPFDKLDAFFKEHLK
- a CDS encoding serine hydrolase; this translates as MKQITVLILISNLTWFASFGQIKDIVQTDGIKTQIHKDNIGKVTFMNGNIPLEQYKESDFLTRFELTQESNLNIRVFMDNSITNYMHRLAPGLTEDELNLKGNYQFSFFVDNNLIYKENIHHGCGLRKSTTTTFRVPFTDTAGGDWWSIYLFERFKNNGGEKALTNGTHKLTVELRPYVRLDENSEAMVGDLIASGKLDLIINTPEITAKQIAIHPIATNSGFEISHSDYDKKKIEALNKSIAENSFKAITSIVIIKDGKLLLEEYFNNADRNTLHDTRSVGKSFTSALMGIAIKDGYIKNENQTLNSFYDLTKFSNYSIKKDTVKLKDLLTMSSAFDGSDQNSDSPGNEDNMYPTENWVKFALDLPMDSFKSNGKQWDYFTAGVVLLGDVLNKSVPKGLEEYADKKLFKPLNIDKYQWQYTPQKVVNTAGGLQMTSLEFAKIGQLYKNKGQWKGQQILPAEWVNKTFTRQIQIPERVDEFYGYLFWNKTYTVNGKNYETFYCAGNGGSKIFIFKDLPLTIVITAKAYNRPYGHPQVDKMMEEYILPALIK
- a CDS encoding acyltransferase produces the protein MEKTTSLISKKHYPILDGLRGVAAIMVVAFHIFEAHATSHLDQIINHGYLAVDFFFLLSGFVISYAYDDRWSKMSVTDFFKIRLVRLQPMVVMGMIIGAICFYFQDSVLWPTIHEVPVWKMLGVMIIGFTLIPVTSTLDIRGWQEMHPLNGPGWSLFFEYIGNILYALFIRKFSNTALAILVFLSGCLLIHLAVTSPNGDVIGGWSLEPTQLHIGFSRLLFPFFGGLLLHRMVKLTSINNGFFWASLLTVIVLAMPRIGGSEHLWINGLYDSLSIIIIFPLIVFIGASGEVTGKYSTKICKFLGDISYPIYITHYPLIYIYTGWAVGNKPSFQEALPFALLTLIGAILLAYTCLKLYDEPVRLWLKQKMLTYKSAFITVK
- a CDS encoding cupin domain-containing protein — encoded protein: MNTEIPRISDFPTGEENIGYAQYFIGKSYMATLTTNKDLNVPLLNVTFEPGCRNNWHKHTGGQILIVVGGEGLYQERGKPARHLKSGDIVEIASDIEHWHGATAKSWFSHLVIACNPKTNENIWLEPVTNESYSEANQ
- a CDS encoding cyclophilin-like fold protein, coding for MKHSFLMLLTFLSITISSASSCNKDDDNINTENNNAMTNGKIKITVNSQTFTATLLDNNSAKAFKKMFPLTINMIELNGNEKYYDLLNSIPTDASNPGTINNGDLMLYGSKTLVLFYKTFSTSYSYTKLGKVDDVTGLESALGSGNSTVTFEL
- a CDS encoding carboxymuconolactone decarboxylase family protein yields the protein MDAQNKDILDAKQQSLVKISSLTAVGNLEDLKIQLNKGLENGLTINEIKEELVQLYAYCGFPRSLNAINTFKTVVEERKAKGIKDIEGKKIITENHPQDKYEQGRKVLETISKTPQTKPAPGFGEFAPRIDGFLKEHLFADIFASDVLSYQQRELITISALSSMKGLESQLKYHIEMGKNTGITDGQLAILATIVETIIIKD
- a CDS encoding sugar O-acetyltransferase; amino-acid sequence: MQTKTIFERLKNGEIISPTDKDAYKMREASFATKKLLVQMNNSSNPAEIRSLLCQITDSEIDESVTVFTPLHINYGKHTKIGKNVFINFDCVFLDLGGITIEDNVLIAPKVSLLTEGHPTAIEDRHSLIPKPIHIKKNAWIGANATILQGVTIGENAIVASGSVVSKDVPDNTVVGGIPAKFLKTS
- a CDS encoding glycoside hydrolase family 3 C-terminal domain-containing protein → MKNIFLLIMGIFISVTAFAQTIDYREKAKKLVSQMTLEEKASLCSGETAWSTQAIPRLGIPSIFMTDGPHGLRKAVGFDFTNSVPATCFPTASALASSWNTALAQKMGEALAIESQANDVQILLGPGVNMKRSPLGGRNFEYFSEDPILAGRIATAFINGVQSQGVGTSMKHFAANNQEFERMSNSSNVDERTLNEIYFPAFEMAVKEAQPWTVMCSYNKLNGVYASENKYLLDDVLKEKWGFKGFVVSDWGAVNDRPLGVQAGLNLEMPSSGGFNNKKIIEAVKNGSLAEATLDEIVIETLAVTLKAKDSHQSGIVVDKPKHNALARQVSGECIVLLKNDNAILPLSASTKKIAIIGAFAKTPRYQGAGSSQVKPTQVENAFDELQKLSKGTSLTYSAGYTSDGATNETLIAEAVQNAKDAETVLVFAGLPDVYESEGYDRANMDMPEGHNKLIEAVAKVNKNVVVVLMNGAAVSMPWKKDVSGIVEAYLGGQAGGGAIADVLTGKVNPSGKLSETFPMRLEDSPTAIDFPSRDGNANYGEGIYIGYRYYDKKKIEPNFPFGYGLSYTTFSYSDIQTNTASARDTDDIIISLKVKNTGKVAGKEVVELYVHEQATETSRPENELKHFEKIALNPGEEKTVSFHLTSRDFAYYSTIAHDWVIKSGKFDIRVGASSRDLPLQQTIDIQSTKTNKIVFTRNSLFKEFKNAPNSAVIYEQLTKGFTGNNKKAVTEDEKKAEAFLQAMLADMPINKFMLLSGGKFTEENLQAILKSANTN
- a CDS encoding NUDIX domain-containing protein; translated protein: MLKTHLKNSKEYQPGLSIDCVIFGFDDNQLKVLLIKTGYDDSWSLPGGFVSIDEDIDTAAVSILQSRTGLKGIFLRQFATFGKVKRNQDHFSSDALAYFGIPLEEEKWYKSRFVTIGYYALVNFLKAIPQTDNSGEMVEWVDHNEVPKLILDHREILDKALETLRTELNLMPVGYNLLPEKFTIPELQKLYETILGRTLDRRNFLRKITSIGILTKLDEKKSNVAHKAPNLYSFDKDKYEEVLKNGLTQGW
- a CDS encoding AraC family transcriptional regulator, which encodes MEVLQDDKLKTLSYSGIFLSCFADYSEKCIHSTPEHVLVYLYSGEQVIEDRNKKIKLQAGDCAFIRRDHRLKMYKNSKGEDLYKGISLTFKRNVLRDFYSKMNKSEIPKAVKTSDKTVFKLDRSPAIESLFQSLTPYFDSNIQPIEGVTNLKLLEGIYALLNSDEQLYPILFDFAEPWKIDLLEFLNGNYMEELSMEQIASFTGRSLATFKRDFKKISSLTPQKWLIKKRLEMAYIKLKEESKKVQDVYMEVGFKNPSHFSTAFKKQYGISPTEI